The proteins below are encoded in one region of Pelagicoccus sp. SDUM812003:
- the pelA gene encoding pectate lyase → MRFLTRFSLFFLLVFYFDPAPRTTALAEHKAHHANKTRKGKPDSDFNPWSAYRDRSESDRALIDLTLAKELEFIDREAPLPVANGASHDFDPEAEDSWYRSPTARDLARAMVSYQSPAGGWNKNLPYHEGPRQPGQAFGRNSNYTATFDNGATISEIRFLARFHRLNGSEAARDAVESGLRYVLRSQYPSGGWPQVYPLAGSYHDAMTFNDGAMTNIAELLVDIESGHQDFHWLDHDLETALSQSRNRAIDVILASQIKQNEVLSGWCQQHDPVTLAPASARAYEMISLSSKESSQILDLLISLPDPTPEILDSIRGVASWLNKVRFDDISVRREANGDRIVVDQPGERPIWARFYEIETNRPLFGDRDGSLHYKLEEISFERRRGYAWYMSDPASTLNRYEKWKAKREKQLATTP, encoded by the coding sequence CCCTGTTTTTCTTACTCGTCTTTTATTTCGATCCCGCTCCCCGAACGACGGCCCTTGCCGAGCACAAGGCGCATCATGCGAACAAAACGCGGAAAGGCAAACCGGACAGCGATTTCAACCCCTGGTCCGCCTACAGGGATCGATCGGAGTCGGACAGAGCCCTCATAGACCTGACGCTCGCCAAAGAATTGGAATTCATCGACAGGGAGGCGCCTCTGCCTGTCGCCAACGGGGCGTCTCATGATTTCGATCCGGAAGCGGAGGATTCCTGGTACCGCTCCCCAACGGCGCGCGACCTCGCTCGGGCGATGGTGAGCTACCAGTCGCCGGCCGGGGGCTGGAACAAGAACCTGCCCTATCATGAGGGGCCACGCCAGCCAGGCCAGGCCTTCGGCCGCAATAGCAACTACACCGCCACCTTCGACAACGGAGCGACCATTTCCGAAATCCGATTCCTGGCTCGCTTCCATCGGCTCAACGGCTCCGAAGCCGCTCGAGACGCGGTCGAATCGGGACTGAGATACGTCCTCCGATCCCAGTATCCAAGCGGCGGCTGGCCGCAGGTCTACCCGCTCGCAGGCTCCTATCACGACGCCATGACCTTCAACGATGGCGCCATGACGAATATCGCCGAGCTGCTGGTCGATATCGAATCGGGGCACCAGGACTTCCACTGGCTGGATCATGATCTTGAGACCGCTTTGAGCCAATCGCGAAACAGAGCCATCGACGTCATCCTGGCTTCCCAGATAAAGCAGAACGAGGTCCTCTCTGGCTGGTGCCAGCAGCACGACCCGGTAACGCTCGCCCCGGCCTCCGCCCGGGCTTACGAGATGATCAGTCTATCGAGCAAGGAAAGCTCCCAGATCCTCGACCTCCTCATCTCCCTGCCCGACCCAACTCCCGAGATCCTCGACAGCATTCGCGGAGTGGCGAGCTGGCTGAATAAGGTGCGGTTCGATGACATTTCCGTCAGGCGCGAGGCAAACGGCGACCGCATCGTGGTCGATCAGCCCGGCGAACGCCCGATCTGGGCGCGCTTCTACGAAATCGAAACCAACCGCCCGCTCTTCGGGGATCGAGACGGCTCCCTTCACTACAAGCTCGAGGAAATCTCCTTCGAACGACGCAGAGGCTACGCCTGGTACATGAGCGATCCGGCCTCCACTCTGAATCGATACGAAAAATGGAAAGCGAAACGAGAAAAGCAGCTTGCCACGACTCCTTAA